The region TCGGTAGCTTCGCCAGCAGTCGTCTCAGCAATATCTGAGACCTCATCGATCATGCTCACCACTTCTGAGGCCGACTCAGCCTGCCGGTCCGTCGACGTGCTGATCTCCTGAATCCCCGTATTCGCTTCTTCAACCGAATCGACAATTCGCTCGAGGGAGGTGGCTGTTTCCTGGACCGTTTCGACACCGCGAGAGAGTCGCTCGCTTGTCTCTCGAATGTCTTCGACAGTCATTTCGGTCCGTTCTTGGATGCCGTCGATAGACGTTGAAATCTCTTCAGTCGCATCTTTTGTCTCCTCAGCGAGGGATTTGACCTCGCTTGCGACGACCGCGAAGCCGTCACCGTCTCGGTCGGCATGGGCCGCTTCAATAGAGGCGTTCAGCGCGAGCAGGTTCGTCTGGTCGGCAATGTCTGCGATAATTTCCGTAACTTCACCGATTTCTCTGACGTCCTCATGGAGCGTCTCGATTGCGTCAACAGTCGCCATTGTTTGGGCCTCAATCTCGTTCATTTCTGCAATCGAGGATTCAGCCATCTCGAGGCCGTTTTCGCTCGCCTCTGCGGCTTCGTGGGACGTTTGGGCCACCTGTGTCGCGCTTGCGGCCATCTCCTCTGTCGTCGCGGAGATGTCATCCATCTCGCGGGCAATCCCTTGGATCTGCTCCGTCTGGACGGTTGCGCCCTCGGAAATATCTGCAATGGTCTCGTTGACGTCCGCGCTTTTTTCCTGGACCCGCTCGGCGTTCGATCGGACCTCGCGACTCTCCGTTGACACGTCGACTGCAAAGCCGTGGATACGCCCGACTAACTGCTCGATGCCATCCATCATCTCGTCGAACGAGTTGGCGATATCCGCCATTGCCTCGTTGTCAGTTTCGGCGTCCATCCGCGCGGTCAGATCACCGTCGGCACAGCGAGCCATCACGTCGCTAAATCGCTCGGCCTCAGCCTCTAACTTAGTGTTCATCTCGTCGAGTCGTTCTCGCTCAGCTTCGGCCTCCGTTCTGGCGGCTTCAGCTTGTTCGCGTGCCTCTTCAGCTCGGACGCGAGCGGCTTCTGCCTCATCGCGGGCAGTCTCAGTCTCCTCGAGCGATGTCCGAAGCGAGGTCCGCATCTCATCGAACGAGTTGTACAGGTCGCCAACTTCGTCCTCACGACGTGTCTCGAGGTCAACCTCGAGGTCGCCATCGCCCATTCTGGCCGCTGTCGTCGACAGTGCCGAAAGCGACGCGGCGGTGTTTCCGCCAACAGTCGCCGCGACCAGCCCGAGATTGATCACCGTCAAGACAATCAACCCAAGAATCGCCGACACCGCAGCGTTCTGTACGGCTGCGGCGTCACCAGCTTCGATGCCGGCAGTAATCTCTCCGTACAGGACGCCACCAAATACGATCGTGACGACGGTAACAAGCGTGAATATCGCGCCGAGTTTCGCCGTGTAATTCCGGCGAACCCGACCAGGCAACAGCAATCTCGCGACGTTCATAGCATGCGATATGAAACCCCTCTCTTTTAGCGATAGTGGCCAACAGTGTTGAGATCGCTTCTCGAGGCTTCAAAGGGAGTTCATCGTTAGCCAGATCGTTCATTACCCCCTTGCCGAAACAGGCGGGCAATGCAGCGATCAATCGACCCGAGAGACCACACCAACTACCGATGACTGTTCCGCTGAGCTATCTCGAGTTTCACGTGCTGTTTATTCTACCACCGATTGCGTTCCTCGCGTGGCTTGCAATCCGTCGCGAGGACGCTTGGTGGGGGCGCGATCCGCTATCGGCGGTTGCCATCGTCTGTGCGCTCGCGCTCGTCTACACGACGCCGTGGGACAACCTGCTTATCGCCGAGGGCGTCTGGTGGTACGGTGACGGCGCCGTCGCCGCGACGATCTGGCACGCGCCACTCGGGGAATACTTGTTCTTCGTTCTGCAACCAGTCCTCACCGCGTTCTGGCTGTTCCAGTGGCCCCAGATTGCCGATCGGTCGTTAGCACTTCCGCGCAGCCATCGCGTTCTCGGTGCAAGCGCCGGTGTAGCTGTCTCCCTCTTTGGCTACCTGTTGCTATCGCTCGAGACACAGTCGACGATTTATCTGGGAGCGATCTTCCTCTGGGCTGGCCCAATCCTGGCGATTCAATGGGGGTTTGGCCTGTCTTACCTCTGGGAAGTCCGTTGGACTGTCGCAATCGGCATCGCCGTTCCGACGCTCTATCTCTGGGTTGCCGACCGAATCGCAATCGGGCTCGGAATATGGCAGATTTCTGAAGTACATACGATTGGGTACGATCTCTTCGGGTTGCCAATCGAAGAAGCCGTTTTCTTCCTCGTCACGAACATTTTCGTGGTTCAGACCGTTGTCCTCTATCTGTGGCTGCTTGAGCGCCGTCACGAACTGCCGGAACTGGTGCCCGTGCCCGCCCGATTCCAAAACTCTCACCCGACGGCTGAAGTCGACCGCGATGACTCCTAACGACTCCAGTCAAAGCGATCAATCGGGGCGAGCACCAGTCGAGAGGCCACTCTCCTCAACTGCCACCCCGATAGCTCTCGAGACAGCAAGACTCACAACCCTCGCGTTCGCTGTGATGGTACTTGGAATCGGCGTCACGCTCGCGGCACTCGTCGATAGCATGCCGCTAGCGGTGCAAGCAGTGCCACTTGCAGCCAGCGTCCTCATCCTCGGACTTCCGCACGGAGCAATCGACCATCTCGTGCTTCCGCGCGCTCGCGGCGAGCCGGTCACCCGCCGGTCGGTCGGACTCGTCTGTTCGGGCTACCTCGTACTCGCCGCAGGCTACGTGCTCCTGTGGCTGGTCGAGCCAGTCGTCGCGTTTGTCGGGTTTATTCTATTAACGGTCGTTCACTGGGGGCAAGGCGACGTCTTTGCCCTCCTCGAGCTACTGGGCACCGACCACCTCGAGACCCGAGGGCAACGTCTCCTCGCACTCTGTGTCCGTGGCGGAATCCCCATGTTTGTCCCGCTGGTCGCGTTTCCGGACCAGTATGCGTTCGTCGCGACCGCCGTCATCAACCTGTTCGAACCGGCCACAGCGGCCACACTCGAGCCCGCGTTCGATCTGAGAGTCCGCGCGTGGGTGGCGATGACTATCGTCACACTCGTCGTGACCTCGCTCGTGTGGGGGCTCCTGCGGATGGGTCCATCCCGGTCGTGGCTGCTCGATGCTGGCGAGACCGTCGGGCTCCTTGTCTTCTTTGCGGTCGTGCCACCGATTCTTGCAATCGGACTCTACTTCGCCGGTTGGCACTCGGTCCGGCACATCCTTCGCACCATGCTCGTCGATACCCGCGCGACCGCCGCGCTCGAGCGACGCGACATCCGCGCTGCAACGTGGCGATTCACTCGAGACGCAACGCCACTGACCGCCGGCGCGCTGATCGTTCTCGGTGGCCTCGCACTCGCCGTTCCACAAACGCCGGCGACGCCGACGGACCTACTGGGCCTCTATCTGGTCTGTCTCGCTATCTTGACGCTTCCCCATACTGTCATTGTCTCGTTGCTCGACCGGGAACAGAACGTGTGGGCGTGATACAGCCAACCATACTACGCGACCGTGACCCTGTCTGGCGAATAGAGCGGTCACTCGAGGCGGTGTTTCACTTTCACTCCACTGGCCAAACCCTCTTACATACCCGGCCCCGAGTCGGCACCAATGAGCGGGCTCGCGGACCTCGAGTTGCCCCTTTCCGACGACGAGTTGCCCTTTGACCCCGACGCGGCGACGATCACCGACAGCGACATCTTCGGCCTGCTCGAGCCCGCAGTCCAGGAGTGGTGGCTCGAGGAATTCGGCGAGTACGTCCCTGAGAACGAGGGCTTTTTTACGCCGCCACAGCGCGGCGCAATCCCGAAAATCCACGACGAGAAGAACACGCTGATCTGTGCGCCGACCGGCTCGGGCAAAACCATGTCGTCGTTCCTCTCGATCATCAACTACCTCTACCAACTGGACCGCGATACGGACGCGGGCCTCGAGAACGCCGTCTACTGTCTGTACATCTCCCCCCTCAAATCGCTCGCAAACGACATCCATCGGAACCTCGAGGTGCCACTCGAGGGCATCGAATCGATTGCTGCCGACCGCGGCGAACCGATGGGTGAGATTCGCCACGCCATCCGCCACGGCGATACCCCCTCGAGCGAGCGCCAGAAGATGCTCGAGGAGACGCCCCACATTCTGAACACGACGCCCGAGACGCTCGCCATCTTGCTCAACTCGCCGAAGTTCAGCGAAAAGCTTCGGACGGTAGAGTACGTCATCGTCGACGAAATCCACTCGTTGGCTGCGAGCAAACGGGGGACGCATCTGTCCGTGAGTCTCGAGCGACTCGAGGCGATGGTCGACCACGATATCACGCGAATCGGCTGTTCGGCGACGATTGATCCGCTGTCGCAGGTTGCGGAGTTTTTGGTGGGTTACGAGGTGCCGTCAGGCACCTCGGAAAAGCGAGCGGGGAACAGCGTGACCCGCGAGGTGCCGCCAGGCAACTCGAAGGAGCCGAGCGGAGAGCAACGCGACCCGCGAGGATACGACGCTCCTGAAAGCAGTCCGCGCGACTACGACATCGTCGACGCCCGCTTC is a window of Natronolimnobius sp. AArcel1 DNA encoding:
- a CDS encoding methyl-accepting chemotaxis protein; its protein translation is MNVARLLLPGRVRRNYTAKLGAIFTLVTVVTIVFGGVLYGEITAGIEAGDAAAVQNAAVSAILGLIVLTVINLGLVAATVGGNTAASLSALSTTAARMGDGDLEVDLETRREDEVGDLYNSFDEMRTSLRTSLEETETARDEAEAARVRAEEAREQAEAARTEAEAERERLDEMNTKLEAEAERFSDVMARCADGDLTARMDAETDNEAMADIANSFDEMMDGIEQLVGRIHGFAVDVSTESREVRSNAERVQEKSADVNETIADISEGATVQTEQIQGIAREMDDISATTEEMAASATQVAQTSHEAAEASENGLEMAESSIAEMNEIEAQTMATVDAIETLHEDVREIGEVTEIIADIADQTNLLALNASIEAAHADRDGDGFAVVASEVKSLAEETKDATEEISTSIDGIQERTEMTVEDIRETSERLSRGVETVQETATSLERIVDSVEEANTGIQEISTSTDRQAESASEVVSMIDEVSDIAETTAGEATDVSGAAETQMDVAGDVFERVEHLSNGAQTLLEVLEDVQISERGSRTRVHSALADGGELR
- a CDS encoding Brp/Blh family beta-carotene 15,15'-dioxygenase, translating into MVLGIGVTLAALVDSMPLAVQAVPLAASVLILGLPHGAIDHLVLPRARGEPVTRRSVGLVCSGYLVLAAGYVLLWLVEPVVAFVGFILLTVVHWGQGDVFALLELLGTDHLETRGQRLLALCVRGGIPMFVPLVAFPDQYAFVATAVINLFEPATAATLEPAFDLRVRAWVAMTIVTLVVTSLVWGLLRMGPSRSWLLDAGETVGLLVFFAVVPPILAIGLYFAGWHSVRHILRTMLVDTRATAALERRDIRAATWRFTRDATPLTAGALIVLGGLALAVPQTPATPTDLLGLYLVCLAILTLPHTVIVSLLDREQNVWA
- a CDS encoding lycopene cyclase domain-containing protein produces the protein MTVPLSYLEFHVLFILPPIAFLAWLAIRREDAWWGRDPLSAVAIVCALALVYTTPWDNLLIAEGVWWYGDGAVAATIWHAPLGEYLFFVLQPVLTAFWLFQWPQIADRSLALPRSHRVLGASAGVAVSLFGYLLLSLETQSTIYLGAIFLWAGPILAIQWGFGLSYLWEVRWTVAIGIAVPTLYLWVADRIAIGLGIWQISEVHTIGYDLFGLPIEEAVFFLVTNIFVVQTVVLYLWLLERRHELPELVPVPARFQNSHPTAEVDRDDS